One window from the genome of Thermaerobacter marianensis DSM 12885 encodes:
- a CDS encoding NCS2 family permease, translated as MSVAVRPQQGDAAPVPGRGGGWLDRFFAIQASGSDVRTEILAGITTFVTMAYILFVNPQILGAAGLDPNAVLMATALSSGVATLIMGLFARMPFALAPGMGLNAYFAFTVVLGQGIPWQTVLGAVFIDGLIFLILSLLPIRERILRDIPLNIRLATSTAIGLFIAFIGLRSAGLVVANEATLVGLGNVRSGPAMLALLGLVITALLMARRVKGAILWGVLITTVLGAFFRAPDASGAMQPLTHLPRSLSDVVRAPDFGVLAKVAGQLDLAGALQLGLLTVIFTFTFVDMFDTAGTLVGLGTRMGVIDEKTGAFPRVGRVLVSDALATMIGAGLGTSTVTTYVESAAGIGQGGRTGLTAVVTGLLFLLAVFFWPLAGVIPAAATAPALIIVGLLMMEPIRKLNLDDVTEALPAFLTVLGIPLTFSIATGMVLGIVSYVVLKLVTGRIREVSVTMWILAAVFIAHYAFQSGGA; from the coding sequence ATGTCCGTGGCGGTACGGCCACAGCAGGGAGACGCCGCGCCGGTGCCGGGCCGCGGCGGCGGCTGGCTGGACCGGTTCTTCGCCATCCAGGCCAGCGGCTCCGACGTGCGCACGGAGATCCTGGCCGGGATCACCACCTTCGTGACGATGGCCTACATCCTGTTCGTCAACCCGCAGATCCTCGGGGCGGCCGGCCTCGATCCCAACGCGGTGCTGATGGCGACCGCGCTCTCGTCGGGCGTGGCGACGCTCATCATGGGCCTGTTCGCGCGCATGCCCTTTGCGCTGGCACCGGGCATGGGCCTTAACGCCTACTTCGCCTTCACGGTGGTCCTCGGGCAGGGCATCCCGTGGCAGACGGTGCTGGGCGCCGTGTTCATCGACGGTCTCATCTTCCTGATCCTCAGCCTGCTGCCCATCCGGGAGCGCATCCTGCGGGACATCCCGCTGAACATCCGGCTGGCCACCAGCACCGCCATCGGTCTTTTCATCGCCTTCATCGGCCTGCGTTCGGCGGGGCTGGTCGTCGCCAACGAGGCGACCCTGGTGGGGCTGGGCAACGTGCGCTCGGGTCCGGCGATGCTGGCGCTCCTCGGGCTGGTCATCACGGCGCTGCTCATGGCGCGCCGGGTCAAGGGCGCCATCCTCTGGGGCGTGCTGATCACCACGGTGCTGGGCGCCTTCTTCCGCGCCCCCGACGCCAGCGGTGCCATGCAGCCGCTGACCCACCTGCCCCGCAGCCTCAGCGACGTGGTGCGCGCCCCCGACTTCGGCGTGCTGGCCAAGGTGGCCGGGCAGCTGGATCTGGCGGGCGCGCTCCAGCTCGGGCTGCTGACGGTGATCTTCACCTTCACCTTCGTGGACATGTTCGACACGGCGGGGACCCTGGTGGGACTCGGCACCAGGATGGGCGTCATCGACGAGAAGACGGGCGCCTTCCCGCGGGTGGGCCGCGTGCTGGTCAGCGACGCGCTGGCCACCATGATCGGTGCCGGCCTGGGCACCTCCACCGTGACCACCTACGTGGAGAGCGCGGCGGGCATCGGCCAGGGCGGTCGAACCGGCCTGACGGCCGTGGTGACGGGCTTGCTCTTCCTGCTGGCCGTGTTCTTCTGGCCCCTGGCGGGCGTGATCCCCGCCGCGGCGACCGCGCCGGCGCTGATCATCGTGGGCCTGCTGATGATGGAACCGATCCGCAAGCTCAACCTGGACGACGTCACCGAGGCCCTGCCGGCCTTCCTGACGGTGCTGGGCATTCCCCTGACCTTCAGCATCGCCACCGGCATGGTCCTGGGCATCGTGTCCTACGTGGTGCTGAAGCTGGTGACGGGGCGTATCCGCGAGGTCTCGGTGACCATGTGGATCCTGGCGGCCGTCTTCATCGCCCACTACGCCTTCCAGAGCGGGGGCGCGTGA
- a CDS encoding gamma carbonic anhydrase family protein translates to MSLYRLGAATPRIAPTAYVAPGARVVGRVVLDEHSSIWFGAVLRGDLDEIRIGAGSNVQDNAVLHVNAGEPCWIGRDVTIGHGAIVHGCTIEDECLIGMGAVVLSRARIGRGSLVGAGAVVPEGKVIPPGSLVLGVPARVVRALTPEEQAEIRAAAARYRENARRFATELTALEAHSQW, encoded by the coding sequence ATGAGCCTCTACCGTCTTGGCGCGGCCACGCCCCGCATCGCCCCGACCGCCTACGTGGCCCCGGGGGCGCGGGTCGTCGGGCGGGTGGTCCTGGACGAACACAGCAGCATCTGGTTCGGCGCCGTCCTGCGCGGCGACCTGGACGAGATCCGCATCGGCGCCGGCAGCAACGTGCAGGACAACGCGGTGCTCCACGTCAACGCCGGGGAACCCTGCTGGATCGGCCGCGACGTGACCATCGGCCACGGAGCCATCGTCCACGGCTGTACCATCGAGGACGAGTGCCTGATCGGCATGGGGGCCGTGGTGCTGAGCCGCGCCCGCATCGGCCGGGGCAGCCTGGTGGGCGCCGGCGCCGTGGTGCCCGAGGGGAAGGTGATCCCGCCGGGGAGCCTGGTGCTGGGGGTTCCGGCCCGGGTGGTGCGGGCCCTGACGCCGGAGGAACAGGCCGAGATCCGCGCCGCGGCGGCACGGTACCGGGAGAACGCGCGGCGGTTCGCCACGGAGCTGACCGCCCTGGAGGCCCACTCCCAATGGTAA
- a CDS encoding GNAT family N-acetyltransferase has product MWSVEPAAPADAGEVLAVTQRAFRPYQAKYPVAPEPLQDTLERVREDIDRGRVWVARSGSRVIGAVRVRPLGDRNGAWEIYGLAVDPEFSQLDVGTSLVRAVEDRLRRQGARALHLQTGLRDAPAIEFWYRVGYRPYRLEPDPDPAGGYDRVWFSKEW; this is encoded by the coding sequence GTGTGGAGCGTGGAGCCCGCCGCGCCTGCCGACGCGGGCGAGGTCCTGGCGGTGACGCAAAGGGCATTCCGTCCTTACCAGGCCAAGTATCCCGTGGCACCGGAACCGCTGCAGGACACGCTGGAGCGGGTGCGGGAGGACATCGACCGCGGACGGGTCTGGGTCGCCCGCAGCGGCTCCCGGGTGATCGGCGCCGTGCGGGTGCGGCCCCTGGGCGACCGGAACGGTGCATGGGAGATCTACGGCCTGGCGGTGGACCCCGAGTTCTCCCAGCTCGACGTGGGGACCTCCCTGGTGCGGGCGGTGGAAGACCGGCTGCGCCGGCAGGGGGCGCGGGCCCTGCACTTGCAGACGGGCCTGCGGGACGCCCCCGCCATCGAGTTCTGGTACCGGGTGGGGTATCGCCCCTACCGGCTGGAGCCCGACCCCGACCCGGCGGGCGGGTACGACCGGGTATGGTTCTCTAAGGAATGGTAG
- the selD gene encoding selenide, water dikinase SelD, with product MDGLRLTQLTGKAGUGCKLGPAELAQVLRHVPPQTGTDPHLLVGLESGDDAGVYRLTDRLALVQTVDFFTPIVDDPALFGEIAAANALSDVYAMGGRPLTALNLVGFSVARYGADTLAAILAGGAAKVREAGAVIVGGHTIDDAEPKYGLAVTGVVDPDRIWTNRGARPGDRLILTKPIGTGVLSTALKRDLAPPEAVQAMVEMMRTLNRAAAEAGQAVGGVHAATDVTGFGLVGHASHIARESGVALVIEAEAVPVLPGARELAEKDVFPGGSRANRRHYGAVVDFRRPLPEWEQGLLFDAVTSGGLLLVVEPARAGALLDELHGRGVHDARVIGRVEEGPAGRVRVE from the coding sequence GTGGATGGGCTGCGCCTGACGCAGTTGACCGGCAAGGCCGGCTGAGGGTGCAAGCTCGGCCCGGCCGAGCTGGCGCAGGTCCTGCGCCACGTACCCCCTCAAACAGGTACGGATCCCCACCTGCTGGTGGGGCTCGAGAGCGGCGACGACGCCGGGGTCTACCGGCTGACGGACCGGCTGGCCCTGGTGCAGACCGTGGACTTCTTCACGCCCATCGTGGACGACCCGGCGCTGTTCGGCGAGATCGCCGCCGCCAACGCCCTGAGCGACGTCTACGCCATGGGCGGGCGCCCGCTGACGGCGCTGAACCTGGTGGGCTTCTCCGTCGCCCGCTACGGCGCCGATACCCTGGCGGCCATCCTGGCCGGCGGGGCGGCCAAGGTGCGGGAGGCGGGGGCGGTGATCGTCGGCGGGCACACCATCGACGACGCCGAGCCCAAGTACGGCCTGGCGGTGACGGGCGTGGTCGACCCCGACCGGATCTGGACGAACCGGGGCGCCCGGCCGGGTGACAGGCTGATCCTGACGAAGCCCATCGGCACCGGCGTGCTGAGCACCGCCCTCAAGCGCGACCTGGCGCCGCCGGAGGCGGTGCAGGCCATGGTGGAGATGATGCGGACCCTGAACCGGGCCGCCGCCGAGGCGGGTCAGGCGGTGGGCGGGGTCCATGCCGCCACCGACGTGACGGGCTTCGGGCTCGTGGGGCATGCCAGCCACATCGCCCGGGAGAGCGGGGTGGCCCTGGTCATCGAGGCCGAGGCGGTGCCGGTGCTGCCCGGCGCCCGGGAACTGGCGGAGAAGGACGTCTTCCCCGGCGGCAGCCGGGCCAACCGCCGGCACTACGGCGCGGTGGTGGACTTCCGCCGGCCGCTGCCGGAATGGGAGCAGGGGCTACTGTTCGACGCGGTGACCTCGGGCGGCCTCTTGCTGGTGGTGGAACCGGCCCGCGCCGGGGCCTTGCTGGATGAACTGCACGGGCGCGGGGTACATGACGCGCGGGTCATCGGCCGGGTGGAGGAAGGGCCGGCGGGCCGGGTGCGGGTGGAGTGA